A genomic stretch from Methylorubrum extorquens includes:
- a CDS encoding protein of unknown function (Evidence 5 : Unknown function), whose product MLMVKAPRVLVDARETDLLRGFHALAVTECLLRAGMKADWHFLTEGDPDEQLAIASLRFDWSIAVSSWDGRTATEDFDLYVIVGDAFPADPTTEAALQAARLTLAGLTSASELPVRPAVLCMLGHDTAALAGMAATLLRAEHITSGSSLGWRR is encoded by the coding sequence CGATGCGCGCGAAACCGACCTCTTGAGAGGCTTCCATGCCCTCGCTGTCACAGAGTGCCTGCTACGTGCCGGCATGAAGGCAGATTGGCACTTCCTGACAGAAGGGGATCCGGACGAACAGCTAGCGATCGCCTCGCTGCGCTTCGATTGGTCGATCGCTGTCTCCTCCTGGGATGGGCGCACGGCGACCGAAGACTTCGATCTGTACGTCATCGTCGGAGATGCCTTCCCGGCCGATCCGACCACCGAGGCCGCATTGCAGGCCGCTCGCCTCACCCTGGCAGGCCTGACCTCGGCCTCGGAGCTGCCCGTGCGGCCTGCCGTCCTGTGCATGTTGGGGCACGACACCGCCGCTTTGGCCGGCATGGCAGCGACCCTACTTCGGGCGGAACACATAACGTCGGGCTCCTCTCTCGGATGGAGACGGTAA
- a CDS encoding Glycosyl transferase group 1, which translates to MSQRARLRLLVVGMSNSPHLHRWVSMVARPDVAIVVFPSLSFPVNLPEGFRLIDLADVTEDLEPGIFLLTHTESRREEDTLEDRDWGYVPFSHSFVPPHMLSTPAALLRCIDRLRPHLLHGMETQIAGYLCAEAARRAANFPTWIQSTWGSDLFLFRKLEGHPERLKKVFGRVQIHLADCARDRPIARQFGYQGPDMPIVPSSGGVSIDDMRRFGGTPPSKRTRILVKGYHNWAGRALLGLSALTLVRDELKGFGIDILAAGPRVRAWAQQMSATLGMEVRALDYMADHTDALRRLGEARLVIGLGISDGLSTTVLEAMSVGTFPVQSCTSCCDEWIQDGQTGLIVPPSDTRAIANAIVRAATDDELVDTAARRNLETVSRRWSTPANRVMAWRIYDQALGKTAASRV; encoded by the coding sequence ATGTCGCAGCGTGCTCGGCTCCGCCTTCTCGTCGTGGGCATGTCCAACAGTCCGCATCTGCATCGCTGGGTGAGCATGGTCGCCCGGCCGGATGTGGCAATCGTCGTGTTTCCCTCGCTGAGCTTCCCGGTGAACCTGCCGGAAGGCTTTCGGCTGATCGATCTAGCAGATGTGACTGAGGATCTGGAGCCGGGCATCTTCCTTCTGACACACACCGAGAGCCGCAGGGAGGAGGACACGCTTGAGGATCGAGATTGGGGCTATGTGCCGTTCTCGCACAGCTTCGTTCCCCCTCACATGCTCTCGACCCCGGCTGCACTCCTGCGCTGCATCGACCGGCTTCGCCCTCATCTGCTGCACGGGATGGAGACGCAGATCGCCGGCTATCTCTGTGCGGAAGCTGCGCGGCGAGCGGCCAACTTCCCGACTTGGATCCAATCGACCTGGGGCAGCGACCTGTTCCTCTTCCGCAAGCTGGAGGGTCATCCGGAGCGATTGAAAAAGGTGTTCGGGCGGGTTCAGATACATCTGGCCGATTGTGCGCGAGACCGGCCGATCGCGCGGCAGTTCGGTTATCAGGGACCGGACATGCCGATCGTTCCCTCGTCGGGCGGTGTGAGTATCGATGACATGCGCCGCTTCGGTGGGACCCCACCGTCGAAACGGACGCGGATCCTCGTCAAAGGATATCACAACTGGGCGGGACGAGCTTTGCTCGGCCTCTCGGCGCTCACCCTGGTGCGGGATGAACTCAAAGGCTTCGGCATCGACATCCTTGCCGCCGGACCACGCGTGAGGGCGTGGGCTCAGCAGATGAGCGCGACGCTCGGAATGGAGGTGCGGGCCCTCGATTACATGGCCGATCACACGGATGCGCTCCGTCGCTTGGGCGAGGCGCGCTTAGTGATCGGGCTCGGCATTTCGGACGGCCTCTCCACCACGGTGCTCGAAGCGATGTCGGTTGGAACCTTTCCGGTCCAGAGTTGCACCAGTTGCTGCGACGAATGGATCCAGGATGGGCAGACTGGTCTCATCGTGCCGCCGTCGGATACGCGCGCGATCGCGAATGCCATCGTCAGGGCCGCGACCGACGACGAGCTCGTCGACACCGCCGCCCGCAGGAACCTCGAAACGGTCAGCCGGCGCTGGAGCACTCCAGCTAACCGTGTGATGGCTTGGCGGATCTACGACCAAGCCTTAGGCAAAACGGCTGCCTCCAGGGTTTGA
- a CDS encoding Glycosyl transferase (modular protein) — protein MGEAILQDRTVKTDDSLHKGALTHRDSGRLFGSAGESEPAVMPNPKVTIVMPVMNGGRYFELALRSALAQTYGNIEIIVVNDGSNDGGETERIALKYSDRIRYFSQENRGVSGALNTAIRHMTGDVFTWLSHDDIYLPHKTESQVSFHRRLNRPNAILFTDYGLIDPEGKLFYTTDIELGLLTEKPLLPLHRGLVNGCTLYIPAWIIKEFYPFDESLRYTQDYDLWLRISQEHEFFLQKEAHVHYRTHPGQDSHKPGSLIERNRLFQRLMDGRSETQRVQMEGSEKRFFVENATYYGSAGIAEVAAYGHEQAALWSAAKTLVSVILPCDRSVRTAGADPVRALRSILQQSHTNLEVILVTDAPLPADLEAAIAGDPRVRRIPSEAGADPFDTGMEQARGHYLAFLDPRDTFLSDKILRQLDAMAEAGRTVSYTGYSVGGGGTEPAGPGSSLGETTYPEIIADCPVATSALMIHRTVFLGGFRFEATAGPAEDALVAIWLARRHAVLGISGALSDIHWTHALFALGRNSILERIDALCSALEADPAHSRQVSKLERLAESRRAIAFAGEADQATQAYRTTRDVAALHATARRLGAEGQILLAKDLYGLRLADEPNDPEALDALSQFAQQAGDSAGALDWLERLLETSEPSPYAFIRCMHLHQGRGALDKALQTIFHARAHYPDNEELRLQALSLLIEMGERNWARVEAERAVRTGITTPALACLASQALLDGNASLDMLQRVSDLVQRTIALNPVEGALSYFRLLRRTGRLAEAAEVVRAGLAEAPGNADLARALLEVQPVTTLPAGDAVILRRSASALSSDSALSEALSSLADFVAAMDVVPGAPHTEAAVKVLERVVRSTPPPTPRPGGPIFILSWTLARGGAERLVAMLFARLRKRLGSRPVELLLFDCAQERATSFYLSETGHAREELLIYDDVQRVEAPYKWIGASSYHQWLIELFRARKPAVLYAHLEVPNLVGGLAAVLTGVPRILLGTYNMRPPDFIDDADACHWYREGYRQLLSRPEVHLTGMAQTCVDDYADWLGVDLEGRASIVPSGFEIGSFHSALDPAARARARQTLSIDADRPVVGVVMRIALPKAPLLWVQVAASVAARRPDTVFAVIGDGPLLPAMKNAAAELGLSGAFRFTGALEDAYAALPALDVFLLTSFSEGMPNAIIEAQASGVPVVSRRVGAIDETIRPGETGVSVAGSDPQALADAVLSYLDNPERTARARQAAQAFAREHFDIERMIDRVQALVEG, from the coding sequence ATGGGCGAAGCAATCCTGCAGGATCGGACTGTCAAGACAGACGACAGCTTGCACAAGGGAGCGTTGACCCATCGAGACAGTGGTCGGCTGTTCGGATCAGCGGGCGAGTCCGAGCCAGCTGTGATGCCCAATCCGAAGGTCACGATCGTGATGCCGGTCATGAATGGTGGCCGATATTTCGAGCTGGCACTTCGTAGTGCGCTAGCGCAAACTTACGGAAACATAGAGATTATTGTCGTCAACGACGGGTCCAACGACGGCGGAGAGACGGAGCGGATTGCGCTAAAGTACTCCGATCGGATCCGATATTTTAGCCAAGAAAATCGCGGCGTGTCTGGCGCGCTGAACACGGCGATTCGCCACATGACCGGCGACGTATTCACTTGGCTTAGCCACGACGACATATACCTCCCTCATAAAACCGAGTCACAAGTCTCCTTTCATCGGCGCCTAAATAGGCCAAATGCGATTCTTTTTACAGATTACGGCCTGATCGATCCGGAAGGAAAACTTTTTTATACCACCGATATTGAGCTTGGATTGCTTACAGAAAAGCCGCTCCTGCCGCTTCATCGCGGCCTTGTCAACGGGTGCACGCTCTATATTCCTGCATGGATCATCAAAGAATTTTATCCATTTGACGAATCCCTCCGGTACACGCAGGACTATGATCTCTGGCTCAGGATCTCCCAAGAACACGAGTTCTTTCTACAGAAGGAAGCACACGTTCATTACAGAACCCATCCCGGCCAGGATTCTCACAAGCCCGGATCGCTGATTGAGCGGAACAGGCTCTTTCAGCGCCTGATGGACGGACGCTCTGAGACGCAGCGGGTTCAGATGGAGGGCAGCGAGAAGCGCTTCTTTGTGGAGAATGCTACCTACTACGGATCTGCCGGAATCGCGGAGGTGGCGGCCTACGGCCATGAGCAGGCTGCGCTTTGGTCAGCCGCGAAGACCCTGGTCTCGGTCATTCTTCCCTGCGATCGTTCGGTCCGCACGGCGGGCGCCGATCCGGTACGGGCGCTGCGCTCGATCCTGCAGCAGAGCCACACCAATCTCGAGGTGATCCTCGTCACCGATGCCCCGCTTCCAGCCGATCTGGAGGCGGCGATCGCGGGTGACCCGCGCGTACGGCGCATTCCGTCGGAAGCAGGCGCGGATCCGTTCGACACGGGAATGGAGCAGGCGCGCGGCCACTATCTGGCCTTCCTCGACCCTCGCGACACCTTTTTGTCAGATAAGATCTTACGCCAGCTTGATGCGATGGCGGAGGCGGGCCGCACCGTCTCATATACCGGCTATTCTGTCGGAGGCGGAGGCACGGAGCCGGCTGGGCCGGGAAGCAGCCTCGGGGAGACGACCTACCCGGAGATCATCGCGGATTGTCCGGTGGCCACCTCGGCCCTGATGATACACCGTACGGTCTTCCTCGGCGGTTTCCGATTCGAAGCGACCGCGGGGCCGGCCGAAGACGCACTGGTGGCGATCTGGCTCGCCCGGCGACACGCAGTCCTCGGTATCAGTGGTGCCCTCTCGGACATTCATTGGACCCATGCGCTGTTCGCACTTGGCCGGAACTCGATCCTGGAACGGATCGATGCCCTGTGCAGCGCCCTTGAAGCCGACCCGGCCCATTCCCGCCAGGTTTCGAAGCTCGAGCGACTGGCGGAGAGCCGCCGGGCGATTGCCTTCGCCGGCGAGGCCGATCAGGCAACCCAGGCCTACCGAACGACCCGCGACGTGGCAGCGCTGCACGCGACCGCCCGGCGGCTCGGTGCGGAAGGCCAAATCCTACTGGCGAAAGATCTCTACGGGTTGCGGCTGGCCGACGAGCCGAACGACCCGGAGGCTCTCGATGCGCTCAGCCAGTTCGCGCAGCAGGCCGGTGACTCTGCCGGGGCGCTCGACTGGCTCGAGCGGCTCCTCGAGACATCGGAGCCGTCCCCCTACGCCTTCATCCGGTGCATGCATCTGCATCAGGGACGGGGGGCACTCGACAAGGCGCTGCAAACGATCTTCCATGCCCGCGCGCATTATCCCGATAACGAGGAACTGCGGCTCCAAGCCCTGAGCCTGCTGATCGAGATGGGGGAACGGAATTGGGCCCGGGTCGAAGCGGAACGCGCCGTCCGCACCGGCATCACCACACCGGCCCTGGCGTGCCTCGCTTCTCAGGCCCTGCTCGACGGCAACGCATCGCTGGATATGCTGCAGCGTGTCTCCGACTTGGTGCAGCGTACCATCGCCCTGAATCCGGTAGAGGGGGCATTGTCATACTTCAGGCTTCTGCGCCGGACGGGGCGGCTTGCGGAGGCGGCAGAGGTCGTTCGAGCCGGCTTGGCCGAGGCGCCCGGCAATGCCGACCTCGCTCGCGCGTTGCTGGAGGTGCAACCGGTCACCACGCTTCCCGCCGGAGATGCAGTGATTCTGCGGCGATCGGCATCTGCGCTCAGTTCCGACTCGGCGCTGAGCGAGGCGCTGTCGAGCCTCGCCGACTTCGTCGCAGCGATGGATGTCGTACCCGGCGCTCCCCATACGGAGGCGGCAGTGAAGGTGCTGGAGCGCGTTGTGCGCTCCACACCACCACCCACGCCCCGTCCGGGCGGGCCCATCTTCATCCTCAGTTGGACCCTGGCGCGCGGCGGTGCCGAACGATTGGTCGCGATGCTGTTCGCCCGTCTGCGCAAGCGGCTCGGGTCGCGGCCGGTTGAACTGCTGCTGTTCGATTGCGCGCAGGAGCGCGCCACGAGCTTCTACCTGTCGGAGACAGGTCATGCCCGCGAAGAGCTACTCATTTACGATGACGTACAGAGGGTTGAGGCACCCTACAAATGGATAGGAGCCTCGTCCTATCACCAGTGGCTGATCGAGCTGTTTCGGGCACGCAAGCCCGCGGTGCTCTACGCTCATCTCGAAGTCCCTAACCTCGTCGGCGGCCTCGCCGCCGTGCTGACCGGCGTTCCCCGGATTCTGCTGGGAACCTACAATATGCGGCCGCCGGACTTCATCGACGATGCGGATGCCTGTCACTGGTACAGGGAAGGTTATCGGCAGCTTCTTTCCCGCCCCGAAGTCCATCTGACCGGCATGGCTCAGACCTGTGTCGACGATTACGCCGATTGGCTGGGAGTCGATCTCGAGGGCCGCGCAAGCATCGTGCCGAGCGGGTTCGAGATCGGGAGCTTCCACTCGGCCCTCGACCCTGCTGCCCGTGCGCGGGCGCGCCAAACCCTTTCCATCGATGCCGACCGGCCCGTCGTCGGTGTCGTGATGCGCATCGCTTTACCGAAGGCGCCGCTGCTCTGGGTGCAGGTGGCTGCGTCCGTCGCAGCGCGCAGACCCGACACCGTCTTTGCCGTCATCGGCGACGGACCGCTGCTCCCGGCAATGAAGAATGCCGCCGCCGAACTCGGGCTGAGTGGCGCCTTCCGGTTCACGGGAGCGCTTGAGGATGCCTATGCGGCCTTGCCAGCGCTCGACGTCTTCCTGCTCACCTCCTTCAGCGAGGGGATGCCGAACGCGATCATCGAAGCCCAGGCCAGCGGCGTGCCCGTGGTGTCGCGGCGGGTCGGCGCCATCGATGAAACGATACGTCCGGGGGAGACCGGCGTGTCCGTCGCCGGATCGGATCCGCAGGCGCTCGCAGACGCCGTTCTCTCGTATCTCGACAATCCCGAACGGACTGCCCGAGCCCGCCAAGCGGCCCAGGCCTTCGCCCGCGAGCATTTCGACATCGAGCGCATGATCGACCGGGTTCAAGCACTCGTGGAAGGCTGA
- a CDS encoding protein of unknown function (Evidence 5 : Unknown function): MLRASESSSRYALVSSWRHQTIRCGKTCHGPELSRMGQPSVISDTLVVIDCTNQMEA; the protein is encoded by the coding sequence GTGCTGCGTGCCTCGGAGTCCTCCAGTCGATATGCTCTCGTGTCGTCCTGGCGGCATCAAACGATACGATGCGGCAAGACCTGTCACGGACCGGAGCTGAGCCGCATGGGTCAGCCGTCCGTTATCAGCGATACCCTCGTCGTAATCGATTGTACGAACCAAATGGAAGCTTAA
- a CDS encoding NAD-dependent epimerase/dehydratase → MATLQPLAGVRVLVTGASGFLGQHLVRSLLALGAEVAALLRNPQSGGWPHFQAREPECASRVVILRGDLLDEAAVVQAAAGAQIVFHLAGNGGGGGSFRSFTDANITGTCNVLTACATHAVARLIFASTAAVYGTQTRTAIEEHHPLRGRSIYAASKIAAEALVMAYVETGAWAVSLRLSNIYGPNQSTETVVTTILHQLRAKDEIELQALHPVRDYIHVQDVVDALLAAAIRPDLPAGRPLNISSGHGQSVEQLVMAAIAAVQRAEPVRSIRIRSADKGNGQLPDHLVCNNAAARAALGWAPRIDLVDGLQASYACKLVTR, encoded by the coding sequence ATGGCTACGCTGCAGCCGCTCGCCGGTGTTCGGGTTCTTGTCACAGGGGCCTCCGGATTTCTGGGGCAACACCTGGTGCGATCTCTGCTCGCCCTCGGAGCCGAGGTCGCAGCCCTCCTGCGCAATCCGCAATCCGGAGGCTGGCCACACTTCCAGGCCCGCGAGCCGGAATGCGCCAGCCGCGTCGTCATCCTGCGCGGTGATTTGCTGGACGAGGCCGCCGTCGTTCAGGCAGCAGCAGGTGCACAGATTGTCTTCCACCTCGCCGGAAACGGAGGCGGCGGCGGCTCGTTCCGATCGTTTACAGACGCGAACATCACCGGCACCTGCAACGTTCTGACAGCCTGTGCGACGCATGCGGTCGCACGCCTTATCTTCGCCAGCACCGCCGCTGTCTACGGGACGCAGACGCGGACTGCTATCGAAGAGCACCATCCGCTGCGCGGGCGAAGCATCTATGCTGCCTCGAAAATCGCGGCGGAAGCCCTGGTCATGGCCTATGTCGAGACCGGCGCGTGGGCCGTGTCGCTCCGGCTCTCCAATATCTATGGGCCCAACCAGAGCACCGAAACGGTGGTCACCACCATCCTGCATCAGCTACGCGCTAAGGACGAGATCGAACTTCAGGCCCTGCACCCAGTCCGTGACTATATTCATGTTCAAGATGTGGTGGATGCGCTACTCGCCGCGGCCATCCGGCCGGACCTGCCGGCTGGCCGGCCCTTGAACATCAGCTCGGGTCACGGACAATCGGTCGAGCAACTCGTGATGGCCGCAATCGCCGCCGTGCAGCGCGCCGAGCCGGTCCGCTCCATCCGGATCCGGTCGGCGGACAAGGGGAATGGTCAGCTGCCCGATCATCTCGTCTGCAACAACGCAGCAGCCCGTGCCGCGCTCGGCTGGGCGCCGCGCATCGACCTCGTCGACGGCCTGCAGGCAAGCTACGCTTGCAAGCTTGTCACCCGCTGA
- a CDS encoding Glycosyl transferase group 1, whose product MAAVPMMMMPAATELPAGRRPIRALICDFDFYSALGGGQTFYRRVVERHPDWTFLYPSRGRDLSGEVRSGLPANAHPYGFDRFLYPWDLLGALKIEGVEERSYALIVCQIAVPLQGQFIDVVEVPSFFPVAHLIRPIFAAFGIGVGTISLGMLGWLSVSNRNAYASEVPEAVVQRIEDMERRCIAGSDVSYTISDLHAAENIQAKPSAIVDMHDALDTVPLPAPLPPGEGPPDLWFVGRLDRNKGPDLFIEIASQVPRSLYRNCYLCGPDNHWATSGPRWSETVLDLARERQVPAEYLGEISHEELWSRAFRGRSVLVIPSRSDAFNYVAVEATMSGAPILLSKQAGAAAFLEARHAGIAPPIIDPDDLADAAAKLELLLGDYEARSGHLRKTILEGGWPPPRNDFFADVIGSAPAGSGRTDHGRLERALAAHPLSHAPARIWRSVAPPPARNDIEIILRAGRDRGALERSLATLRAPGSDGLAVKILIEAHGEFEDLPQRLRSFHPHATMLSAAIGEAAAINRAFEQSQAEAILLLEAGDGIEGAALRRLLRASQSTPEADLALGLWSELDEFGAVLRNHKAAQFNLHSLIDPEPRTGGILLRRSERLVIDESMGDCGLLDLYARLADGSPIVCGTERIGWSWPAAEAGGALRSQTNLSPLLLKWQFNPPRIGSWINAAA is encoded by the coding sequence ATGGCGGCTGTTCCGATGATGATGATGCCGGCCGCAACTGAATTGCCAGCCGGGCGTCGACCGATCCGCGCCCTGATCTGCGATTTCGACTTCTACTCGGCGCTCGGCGGCGGGCAGACATTCTATCGGCGCGTGGTCGAGCGGCATCCGGATTGGACCTTCCTCTATCCGTCGCGGGGGCGCGATCTCTCGGGCGAAGTGCGCTCCGGCCTGCCTGCCAATGCGCATCCCTACGGCTTCGATCGCTTTCTCTATCCGTGGGATCTCCTCGGCGCGCTGAAGATCGAAGGCGTTGAGGAGCGCTCCTATGCCTTGATCGTGTGCCAGATAGCCGTGCCACTTCAGGGCCAGTTTATCGACGTTGTTGAAGTGCCCTCCTTCTTCCCCGTGGCGCATCTCATCCGTCCGATCTTCGCCGCGTTCGGCATCGGGGTCGGAACGATCTCGCTGGGTATGCTCGGCTGGCTGAGCGTCAGCAACCGCAACGCCTATGCGTCGGAAGTCCCCGAGGCGGTCGTGCAGCGGATCGAGGACATGGAGCGGCGCTGCATCGCGGGCTCGGATGTGAGCTACACGATCTCGGATCTCCATGCCGCCGAGAACATCCAAGCGAAGCCATCGGCGATCGTCGACATGCATGACGCCCTTGATACGGTACCGCTCCCGGCGCCCCTTCCGCCAGGGGAAGGCCCGCCCGATCTCTGGTTCGTCGGACGCCTTGACAGGAACAAGGGACCGGACCTCTTCATCGAAATTGCCTCCCAGGTTCCCCGCTCCCTCTATCGGAACTGTTATCTCTGTGGTCCGGACAACCACTGGGCCACATCAGGACCGCGCTGGTCCGAGACGGTGCTCGACCTCGCCCGCGAGCGGCAGGTCCCTGCCGAGTATCTTGGCGAGATCAGCCACGAAGAGTTATGGTCGCGCGCCTTTCGCGGCCGTTCGGTGCTCGTGATCCCGTCCCGTTCCGATGCGTTCAACTACGTCGCGGTCGAGGCAACCATGTCGGGGGCACCGATCCTCCTGTCGAAACAGGCGGGTGCCGCAGCCTTTCTCGAAGCGCGCCATGCTGGGATCGCTCCGCCGATCATCGATCCCGACGATCTGGCCGATGCCGCAGCCAAGCTGGAGCTTCTGCTCGGCGATTACGAGGCGCGATCCGGACATTTGCGCAAAACCATCCTAGAGGGCGGCTGGCCGCCGCCTCGCAACGACTTCTTCGCGGACGTGATCGGATCGGCCCCGGCAGGTTCGGGCCGTACGGATCATGGCCGTCTTGAGCGGGCTCTCGCAGCCCATCCGTTGAGTCATGCCCCTGCCCGGATCTGGCGCTCTGTTGCGCCGCCGCCTGCGAGGAACGACATCGAGATCATCCTGCGCGCTGGGCGTGATCGCGGAGCGCTCGAACGGAGCTTGGCCACCTTGCGCGCGCCGGGGTCGGACGGACTTGCCGTGAAAATCCTAATCGAGGCACACGGGGAGTTCGAGGATCTGCCGCAGCGCCTGCGAAGCTTCCATCCTCATGCGACAATGCTCTCCGCGGCGATCGGAGAGGCGGCCGCCATCAACCGTGCCTTCGAGCAATCACAGGCTGAAGCGATCCTCCTGCTTGAGGCCGGCGATGGCATCGAAGGCGCAGCCTTGCGCCGCCTTCTGCGGGCATCTCAATCGACGCCTGAAGCTGACCTCGCGCTGGGGCTCTGGTCGGAACTCGACGAATTCGGCGCGGTCCTTCGGAATCATAAAGCCGCCCAGTTCAATCTGCACAGCCTGATCGATCCGGAACCACGGACCGGCGGCATTCTGTTGCGCCGGAGCGAGCGACTCGTGATCGATGAGTCGATGGGGGATTGTGGCCTTCTCGACCTCTACGCCCGCCTTGCAGACGGCAGCCCGATCGTGTGCGGTACGGAACGGATCGGTTGGTCCTGGCCGGCCGCCGAAGCCGGCGGGGCCTTGCGCAGCCAGACCAATCTATCGCCATTGCTCCTGAAATGGCAGTTCAACCCACCCCGGATCGGCAGTTGGATCAACGCAGCGGCTTGA
- a CDS encoding conserved protein of unknown function (Evidence 4 : Unknown function but conserved in other organisms), which yields MSPQTDLSGDAPDFDGLRVQIPGEHQIWFVFGDQRHYITDIDVMRSIFRDDAFRTETDCARLPEGSVLGPGSRLVRRSGSTSVHLVVCSHPGQETRHLVIDEAQFEHYGFDAEKIVEISPETLRNIPVGLPLGPLATALAMAERYSLERLAEGLQPDRPTLLLLLEERNRFAEQFATHLQETVRRRVNILFGWLEDGQLVISSAAPATAGSVTTRLPVEDLASAALPLRIDRIDLLATEFKPAARAVIAALGCAFDLTPLAAPPAPSSMDAAAIGEFRALVQQAARTIACSDIMLAALRAWFPGRPITIGLDPEPGKPNLFRVHPARLDPDEELRVLIWNGALEPEKRLVAETIAACRDDQAAVRFYSLGGTPMARAPAGLRNLGPANCLDLNKLVCVLRPHLVWFPSPAPEVFDFRVSAAMAQGLPILAGAACGLGLRLDGRPYSWILPMNATAVIVRSELAAVRTRWAAEYSRLRRTEAAPSFYPGAYLTWDAPTASDYAEPQPQVAAPLQPAKKKWRLFR from the coding sequence ATGTCGCCGCAAACTGATCTTTCCGGCGACGCGCCTGACTTCGATGGCCTGCGTGTCCAGATTCCTGGCGAGCATCAGATCTGGTTCGTCTTCGGCGACCAGCGCCATTACATCACCGATATCGACGTCATGCGGTCGATCTTCCGCGACGACGCGTTCCGGACTGAAACCGATTGCGCCCGCCTGCCGGAGGGAAGCGTGCTCGGACCCGGCAGTCGGCTCGTCCGCCGATCGGGAAGCACATCGGTTCACCTCGTAGTCTGCTCCCATCCCGGGCAGGAGACGCGCCATCTCGTCATCGACGAGGCCCAGTTCGAACATTACGGTTTCGACGCCGAGAAGATCGTCGAGATCTCCCCGGAAACGTTGCGCAATATTCCGGTTGGCCTGCCGCTCGGGCCTCTCGCCACTGCCCTTGCCATGGCCGAGCGCTACAGCCTTGAGCGTCTGGCGGAGGGTTTGCAGCCCGACCGACCGACCCTGCTTCTGCTGCTGGAGGAGCGGAACCGTTTCGCGGAACAGTTCGCTACCCATCTGCAGGAGACTGTCCGCCGCCGTGTGAACATCCTGTTCGGCTGGCTCGAGGATGGACAACTCGTCATCAGTTCGGCCGCTCCCGCTACGGCAGGGTCTGTGACAACGCGGTTGCCTGTCGAGGATTTGGCATCGGCCGCGCTTCCCCTACGGATCGACCGGATCGACCTGCTCGCGACCGAATTCAAACCTGCCGCGCGAGCGGTCATCGCGGCCCTCGGCTGCGCCTTCGATCTCACGCCTCTCGCAGCTCCTCCAGCGCCAAGCTCCATGGACGCGGCTGCAATCGGGGAGTTCCGGGCGCTTGTGCAACAGGCCGCCCGTACCATCGCCTGCAGCGATATCATGCTAGCCGCGCTACGCGCTTGGTTTCCGGGGCGGCCAATCACGATCGGCCTCGATCCCGAGCCCGGAAAGCCAAACCTGTTCCGTGTGCATCCGGCTCGTCTGGATCCCGACGAGGAGTTGCGTGTTCTGATTTGGAACGGAGCCTTGGAGCCGGAAAAGCGACTCGTAGCGGAGACCATCGCCGCCTGCCGCGACGACCAGGCCGCGGTGCGTTTCTATAGTCTCGGCGGGACGCCCATGGCCCGCGCGCCTGCCGGTCTGCGGAACCTTGGCCCTGCCAACTGCCTCGACCTTAATAAGCTGGTCTGTGTCCTGCGACCTCACCTTGTCTGGTTCCCGAGCCCGGCGCCGGAAGTGTTCGATTTCCGCGTCTCAGCTGCCATGGCGCAAGGTTTGCCGATCCTCGCTGGCGCAGCTTGCGGCCTCGGCCTGCGCTTAGATGGTCGTCCTTACAGCTGGATCCTGCCCATGAATGCGACGGCGGTGATTGTGCGGTCAGAACTCGCAGCCGTCCGGACACGATGGGCGGCAGAATATAGTCGCCTGCGGCGGACCGAGGCGGCGCCGAGCTTCTATCCGGGCGCCTACCTCACCTGGGACGCCCCTACTGCGTCGGATTATGCAGAGCCGCAGCCGCAGGTGGCAGCTCCCTTGCAGCCAGCGAAGAAAAAATGGCGGCTGTTCCGATGA